Below is a window of Streptomyces qaidamensis DNA.
TCGGCTGGGACGACAACTTCGCTCCTTCGGCGACCCTGTTCAAGGAGGCGGCGTCCGCCGAGGGCGCGACCGTCAACGACGTCCACGGCTTCATCACCAACACGGCGAACTACAGCGCCCTGAAGGAGGACCACTTCTCCATCAGCGACAACGTGGCCGGCAAGTCCGTCCGCGAGTCGAAGTGGGTCGACTGGAACCGCTACGTCGACGAGCTGTCCTTCGCCCAGGCGTTCCGCAATCAGCTGGTCTCGGTCGGCTTCAACTCCGGCATCGGCATGCTGATCGACACCTCCCGCAACGGCTGGGGCGGCACCGCCCGGCCCGCCGGCCCCGGCGCCCAGACGTCCGTCGACACCTACGTCGACGGCGGCCGCTACGACCGCCGCATCAACCCGGGCAACTGGTGCAACCAGTCCGGAGCCGGCCTCGGCGAGCGCCCGCAGGCCAGCCCGGCCGCCGGGATCGACGCCTACGTGTGGATGAAGCCGCCGGGTGAGTCCGACGGGGCGAGCAAGGAGATCCCGAACCCCGAGGGCAAGGGCTTCGACCGCATGTGCGACCCGACCTACGAGGGCAACCCGCGCAACAACAACAACATGTCCGGTGCCCTGCCGGACGCGCCGATTTCCGGGCACTGGTTCTCCGCCCAGTTCCGGCAGCTGATGCAGAACGCGTACCCGCCGCTGTCCTGACCCGTCCGTGCTGAACCGCTGATCCGCCGGGGCATCGTGCCCCGGCGGATTTTGCGGGACCGGCAACAGCAGTGGCCTCCGCACGGTGCGCCGTCGCACGCTGACCGCATCCGAGCGAGAGGCTGACCACCATGGCGCACCACCACCACGACCACGAGCAGGGCCACGGCCCGCACCACGGCCACACCGACATCGACTGGGCCGAGATGGGCCCGACGCTGGAGGCTTCGGCGGAACTGTTCGCGTCCCTGTACGAGCGGGCCCTGGGCTGGCTGGCGCAGGAGGTGACCGAACCGGGTCTGATCGTCGACGCGGGCAGCGGGCCGGGTGTCGTGTCGTGTCTGTTCGCGGAGACGTTCCCGGGCGCGCGGATCGTGGCGGTGGACGGTTCCGACGGGCTGCTGGAGCGGGCCCGGGCGCGCGCCGAGCGGCAGGGGGTCGCCGACCGCTTCGGCACGATCACGGGTGAACTCCCCGACGTACTGGGAGAGTTGGACTACCCCGCCGATCTGCTGTGGGCGAGCCGCAGCCTGCATCACCTCGGCGACCAGCGGGCCGCGCTCGCCGCGTTCGCGCAGCGGCTGGCACCCGGCGGCACGCTGGCCATCATGGAGGGCGGTCTGCCCCTGCGGTTCCTGCCGCGCGACTTCGGCATCGGCCGGCCCGGTCTCCAGGCGCGGATCGACGCGGTGGAGGCGGAGTGGTTCACCCGGATGCGCACCGAGTTGCCCGGGCACGTGGCCGAGACCGAGAACTGGCCCGCCCTGCTCGCCGCCACGGGTCTGAAGCACACGAGGACGCACAGCTTCCTGCTCGACCTCCCGGCGCCCGCCTCCGACCGGGCGCGTGCGTATGTCGTGGCGTCCCTGTCGCACATGCGCGACAAGCTCGCCGAGGGGCTCGACGCCGAGGACCTGGCGACCGTGGACCGCCTGCTCGACCCGGACGACGAGGCGAGCCTGCACCACCGCCCGGACGTGTTCGTCCTGGAGGCCCACACGGTCCACACCGCGGTCCGGCCCGCCTAGCGACGACCGCACTTGACTTCGAGAGTGCTCCAAGTGATGGACTCCCCGGCATCGCACACCGGCCCACACCACAGGGGGAATCCATGTCCGACTCTCGGGTCGCGCTCATCACCGGCGGAGGCAGCGGGATCGGCGCCGCTGTCGCACGGCAACTGCTGGACGCCGGGCACCGGGTGGCCGTCACCGGGCGGGGGGAGGAGCGGCTGCGCTCGTTCGCCGAGGAGCTGGGGCGGCCCGACGGGCTGCTGACGCTCGCCGGTGACACCGCCGTGTACGAGGACGTCCGGGCGGCGGTCGACACCACCGTGAAGACCTTCGGCCGGCTCGACACCGTCGTCGCCAACGCCGGTTTCGCCACCCACGACACGGTCGCGGAGGGCGACCCGGCCGGCTGGACCGACATGGTGCTGACCAACGTCCTCGGCCCGGCCCTGCTGATCAGGGCGTCCATCGACGCGCTGAAGGAGACGCGCGGCCGGATCGTCCTGGTCGGCAGCGTCGCCGGGTTCGTGTACGGGCCGGGCAACATCTACGGGGCGACGAAGTGGGCGGTGACCGGACTCGCCGAGAACACCCGGCGGCAGGTCACCGAGTGGGGCGTGGGCGTCACCCTGGTCGCGCCCGGCCGGACGGAGACCCCCTTCTGGGACTCCTACGGCAGCCTCCCGCCCGGCCACCTCCTCACCGCCGGCCAGATCGCCGACTCGATCGTCTGGGCGATGCGGCAGCCGGACGGGGTCGACGTCAACACGGTGGTCGTACGGCCGGTGGGGCAACCGGTCTGAGAAGGCGGAAACGACGGCGCCCCGGTCCCGGCCCCGCAAGGGGCTTCGGGCCGGGGCACTGCCGGTGCGGCTCAGGCGCCGTTGAACTCCGCCGGGTCCGGGCCGATGCGGCGGTCCTCGTTCAGCGCGCTGATCGCCGCGAGGTCCTCGTCGTCGAGGCTGAAGTCGAACACGTCGATGTTCTCCTTGATCCGCGACGGGGTCACGGACTTCGGGATCACCACGTTGCCCAGCTGGATGTGCCAGCGCAGCACGACCTGGGCCGGGGTGCGGTCGTGCTTGCGGGCGATGGCCACGATCGCCGGGACCTCCAGCAGGCCCTTGCCCTGGCCCAGCGGCGACCAGGCCTCCGTGGCGATGCCCTGCTCCGCGTGGTACTCGCGGGAGGCGCCCTGCTGCAGGTGCGGGTGCAGCTCGATCTGGTTCACCGCCGGGACGACCGACGTCTCACCGATCAGCTTCTGAAGGTGCTCGGGGAGGAAGTTGGAGACGCCGATGGCCCGGATCCGGCCGTCGGCGTGCAGCTTCTCGAACGCCTTGTAGGTGTCGACGTACAGACCCCGCTCCGGCGTCGGCCAGTGGATCAGGTACAGGTCGACGTAGTCCAGGCCGAGCTTCTCCAGCGACGTGTCGAAGGCGCGCAGCGTGGAGTCGTACCCCTGGTCGGCGTTCCAGAGCTTCGTGGTGACGAAGAGCTCCTCGCGGGGGACGCCGGAGCCGGCGATGGCCTTGCCGGTGCCCTCCTCATTGCCGTAGATCGCCGCTGTGTCGATGCTGCGGTACCCGGCCTCCAGCGCCGTCGCGACGGCCGTCTCGGCCTCGTCGTCCGGCACCTGCCAGACGCCGAAGCCCAGCTGGGGCATCTCGACGCCGTTGTTCAGGATGATCGGGGGGACCTTGCTCACGAGCTCTCGATCCTTCGGTAAGTGGTCAGGTGTGCTCCCATCGTCAACGATCACGGGCGGTGATGCATTCCTGACGGGAGAATTCCGAAGCCACACCTGCCCCGCGAGGCGCATGTCACGCCCGGTAGAGCGCTTCGACCTCGTTCTCGTACGCCTTCTCGATCGCCTTCCGCTTCAGCTTGAGGGACGGGGTCAGCAACCCGTGCTCCTCCGTGAACGGCTGGGCCAGTATGCGGAAGGTGCGGATCGACTCGGCCTGCGAGACGAGGGTGTTGGCGGCGACCACCGCGCGGCGCACCTCCGTCTCCAGATCCGCGTCGCGCACCAGCTCCGCCGGGGACATCTGCGGCTTGGCCCGCATGGCCAGCCAGTGCTCCACGGCCTCCTGGTCGAGGGTGACCAGGGCGGCGATGTACGGGCGGTCGTTGCCGACGACGATGCACTGGTTGACCAGCGGATGGTCCCGGACGCGTTCCTCCAGCACCCCGGGCGAAACGCTCTTGCCGCCGGAGGTGACCAGGATCTCCTTCTTGCGGCCGGTGATGGTGAGGAAGCCGTCCTCGTCCAGCGCACCGAGGTCACCGGTGGCGAGCCAGCCGTCGTGCAGGGTGGCGTCGGTGGCCTTCTGGTTGTTGAGGTACCCCTGGAAGACGTTCTCGCCGTGCAGCCAGATCTCGCCGTCGTCCGCGATGTGGACGGTCATGCCCGGGATGGGCTGCCCGACCGTGCCGAAGCGGGTGCGCCCGGGCGGATTGGCGGTCGCGGCGGCCGTGGACTCCGTCAGGCCGTAGCCCTCGTAGATGTGCACGCCCGCCCCGGCGAAGAACAGGCCCAGGCGGCGGTCCATCGCCGAGCCGCCCGACATGGCGTGCTTGATGCGGCCGCCCATCGCGGCGCGGATCTTGGAGTAGACCAGCTTGTCGAAGAGCTGGTGCTGCATGCGCAGGCCCGCCGACGGGCCGGGGCCGGTGCCCCAGGCCTTGGCCTCCATCGCGTCGGCGTACTTGATGGCGACCTCGACGGCCTTCTCGAAGGGGCCGGAGCGGCCCTCCTTCTCGGCCTTGCGGCGGGCCGCGTTGAACACCTTCTCGAAGATGTACGGCACGGCCAGGAAGAACGTCGGCTTGAACGCGGCCAGGTCGGGCAGCAGGGCCGCCGCGTTCAGCTGCGGCTGATGGCCGAACTTCACCTTGCCGCGGATTCCGGCGACCTGGACCATCCGGCCGAAGACATGGGCGAGCGGCAGGAACAGCAGCGTCGCCGCCTCGTCGCCGCGCCGGGAGTGGAACAGCGACTCCCAGCGTTCGATGACGGTGTCCGCCTCGAACATGAAGTTGCCGTGCGTGAGGAGGCAGCCCTTCGGGCGGCCGGTGGTGCCCGAGGTGTAGATGATCGTGGCGACCGACTCGGGGGTGACGGCCTGCCGGTGGCGGTGCACGACCTCGTCGTCGAGGTGCGCGCCCGCGTCGTACAGCTCGTGCACGGCGCCGGAGTCGAGCTGCCACAGCCGGCGCAGCTGGGGCAGCCGGTCGATGACGGTGGCGATCGTCATCGCGTGGTCCTCGTGCTCCACGACCGCGGCCGTCACTTCGGCGTCGTACAGCATCCAGAAGCACTGCTCGGCCGAGGACGTGGGGTAGACCGGCACGACCTGGGCGCCGATCGTCCACAGCGCGTAGTCGAACAGGGTCCACTCGTAGCGCGTACGGGACATGATCGCGACCCGGTCGCCGAACCGGATGCCGCTCGCCAGCAGCCCCTTGGCCAGCGCGAGCACCTCGTCGCGGAACTCGGCGCTGGTGACGTCCCGCCACTGGCCGGACTCGTCCTTGCGGCCCAGCGCGATGTGCAGCGGGTCTTCCTGGGCATGCTCGAAGACCACGTCGGCCAGACCGCCCACCGGAGGCGCCAACGCCAACGGCGGGATGGTGAACTCGCGCAAACCCCGCTCCCCGCTCCTCAGCGCTCCTGTCGAGTGACGTCCCGCACAGCGCCAGGAAAGCTACCCCACCCGGACAGGGGGCGGGAGGGGGTGCGAAGACGGGCATCGCTCCGGGCCGCGCTGGTCAGCGAGGGAAAAAGCGCTCACATGGGGAAGGGTCGGACACAATCCTGACGGTCGAGTAAGTTTCGGTGCCGTAATCTCCACCGAATCTGTACGAGTCCGGCCGCGGCGCGACGGGCAGTGAGGCGGGCCCTCTTCTGTCAGCGGGACAGCGGCGGATTGTGTCACTCCGGTTCGTCACAGCCCCTTGCGCCCGCTGCGGTGCAGCCGGTCCCCGCCCGCCAGGATCGCCGCCGTCAGAGCGTCCGCCGCGCCCTGGGCGGAGGGCCGGCGGCGGCCGCGGACGAGCACGAAGTCGACCTGGCCCAGTTCCGGCAGCCCCGCCCGGTCCGGGACCCGGACCAGCGCCGGCGGGATGAGCCCGCGGGAGTGCGCCATCACGCCGAGGCCGGCGCGGGCCGCCGCGACGAGGCCGTTGAGGCTGCCGCTGGTGCACACCACCCGCCACTGCCGGCCCTGCCGCTCCAGGGCCTCCAGGGCGAGCGCGCGGGTGATGCCCGGCGGCGGGTAGACGATGAGCGGCACCGGGCGGTCCGGGTCGAGCCGGAGGCGTTCCGCGCCGATCCACACCAGCCGGTCGTGCCGGACCAGCTCGCCCCGCGGGTCCTCGGGCCGCCGCTTGGCCAGGACGAGGTCCAGCTTCCCGGCGGCCAGCTGCTCGTGCAGCGTGCCCGACAGCTCGACCGTCAGCTCCAGGTCGACCTCCGGGTGCTCGTGCCGGAAGCCCTCCAGGATCTCCGGCAGCCGGGTCAGCACGAAGTCCTCCGAGGCGCCGAAGCGCAGCCGGCCGCGCAGCCGGGTGCCCGCGAAGAACGCCGCCGCCTGCTCGTGCACCTCCAGGATCCGGCGCGCGAAGCCGAGCATGGCCTCGCCGTCCTCCGTCAGCTCCACCGAGTGCGTGTCCCGGGTGAACAGCGTCCGCCCGGCGGCGTCCTCCAGCCGCCGCACGTGCTGGCTGACCGTCGACTGCCGCAGCCCGAGCCGCCGCGCGGCCTGCGTGAAGCTCAGCGTCTGCGCCACCGAAAGGAACGTGCGCAGCTGGGACGGGTCGTACATGGCGCCAGGTTATCGCGGAACGTGATGACAGTGAGTGCCGTATACGGGATTCCCGATCGCCGGGCCGGGGAGCAGGATGGAAGGGGGCCGCTGCGGCCCCGGACCGACCGAAGTACCAAGCAAGTGGAGCACCGTGAAACGCCTGCACTGGCCGAGTTGGATGCCGATCGACCCCTACATCCTGCTCCTCCTCGGGACGGTGGGCCTCGCCGCACTGTTCCCGGCGCGCGGGTCGGCCGCCGATGTCGCCTCCGGTGCCTCCACGGCCGCGGTCGCCCTCCTCTTCTTCCTCTACGGCGCGAGGCTCTCCACGCGCGAGGCGCTCGACGGACTGCGGCACTGGCGCCTCCATGCCACCGTCCTGGCCTGCACCTTCCTCGTCTTCCCGCTGCTCGGGCTCGCGGCCCGCGGGCTGGTGCCGGTGATCCTGACGCACCCGCTCTACCAGGGCCTGCTCTTCCTCACGCTGGTCCCGTCGACCGTCCAGTCGTCGATCGCCTTCACCTCGATGGCCCGCGGCAACGTGCCCGCCGCGATCTGCGCGGGGTCCTTCTCGTCCCTGGTCGGCATCGTCGCCACACCGCTGCTCGCCGCATCGCTGCTCGGAGGCAGCGGGGGAGGGTTCTCCGCCGACTCGCTGCTGAAGATCGTGCTGCAGCTGCTGGTCCCCTTCCTCGCCGGGCAGCTGCTGCGGCGCTGGATCGGCGGCTTCGTCACCCGCCACAAGCAAGTCCTCGCGCTGGTGGACCGCAGCTCGATCCTGCTCGTCGTCTACACCGCGTTCAGCGTGGGCGTGGTCCAGGGCATCTGGCACCAGGTCAGCCCCGCCCGGCTCGGCGGGCTGGTCGTCGTCGAGGCGGTCATCCTCGCCGTGATGCTGCTGCTCACCTGGTACGGCGGCAAGGCGCTGCGCTTCGGCCGGGCGGACCGGATCGCGATCCAGTTCGCCGGCTCGAAGAAGTCCCTGGCCGCCGGGCTGCCCATGGCGAGCGTCCTGTTCGGCGCGCAGGCGGCGCTCGCCGTGCTGCCGCTGATGCTCTTCCACCAGATGCAGCTGATCGTGTGCGCGGTGATCGCCAAGCGCCGCGCCCGGGAAGCGGCGGGGGAGGTCAGCGCGCCGCAGCCAGCCGCAGCGACACGAACCTCGGTCGGTACAGGGACACGTTCCGGCTGAGCTGGGCGGCGGCGCCCGTCATCTCCAGCCAGTTGACGTCGTAGCTCAGGACGAGCCGTCCCTCACCGCTCAGCACCGGATGCGCCTGCGGGTTGTAGGCGGCCACCTGCCCCTGCGGCAGCGGCGGGCTGAACTCTCCCGCCGGACCGTGCCACGGCCCGGCGGGGGAGCAGGCCCAGTAGGACGCCACGGTGGTCAGCCCCTTCGCGCCGGCGGCCATCGTGAACAGCACGTACGTGCCGCCGTCCCGGACGACCGTGAAGGCGCTGCCCACGCCCTTGCGCTGCCCGTCCCCGAGCACCGGCCGGGGCCGGGCGCGGGGCACCCACGCCGAGCCGCTCCAGTACTGCCACGCCGCCGGGTCCGCGAGCGCGCCCTTGGGGACACGGGCGGCGTACGCGTGCGAGACGGGGCGGGCGGCGGGCCGGCCGTCGTCGCCGCCGAACACATACGTCCAGCCGTCCTCCTCGACCAGCGTGGTGCCGAACAGCACACGCCGGGACGGGTCGGCGACCGGCCGCTGGTCGAGCACCTCGGTGATCGACTCCAGGCGCAGCCCGGGCAGCGACAGGGTGGCGACCTCGGTCGCGGTGGGCACGCCGTAGATCCAGGGGGACTGTCCCGCCGTGCGCACCCACAACAGCACCCGGACGACCTGCTCCGAGGAACCGGGGGAGCGGGGTTCGACGCGGGCGGCGACCGGCCAGCGCCACTGGTCCGGTGCCGGGTCGGCGAACAACGGGGCGGGCAGGGTGGCTTCGAGGCGGCCGTCGCGCATCAGCACCGCCGAGTTGCGCACCAGCGGCGTGCCGGCGTCCCGCCAGGCGTAGGACTCGCCGTGCGGGTTGGGCGGACCGTGGACCCGGCCCAGATAGGTGTCCGAGAACAGCCACAGCACCCGGCCGTCCGGCAGCCGCACCGAGTGGGTGCCGTCGCCGCCGGTCCAGTCGTCCGTGCGGCCCGCGTCGTCGCCGTAGCGGGCGAACTCGGCGGTGAGGCCGTCGTCCGCCTTCCAGGAGCCGACCGTCAGCGCCCGGCAGGCGTCGTCGTCCGGACCGTCGTCGCCGGGCAGGGCGATGAGCAGTGCGGCGCCGAGAACCAGGACCAGCAGCAGGCCGATCCCGGTTCCCGTGCGCTGTCGTGCTCGTAATGCTCCTGAGTCGTCGGGCACGCTGTGTGACGTTAGTTGCTGCCGCTCACCTGGTCCATGGGCAGCCACAGCACCGTGCCCCGCGAGGCCGCGCCCGAGGCGCCGGCGGCCAGCTCCTCGTCGCTCAGCGCCCGGTCCCAGACCCGGACGTCGTCGATCGCCCCGGTCAGGAACGCCCGGCTGTCCATGCGCTGGCCGATGTGCACGCCGAACGGGGAGTTGCGGCTGACCGAGCCCGCCACGTCCGCCGTGCCGAGCGCCTCGCCGTCGAGGAAGAGCGTCAACTGCCCTCCGCCGCGGCGCAGGGCCAGATGGTGCCAGCGGCCGTCGTTGTGGGCTCCGTCGGTCGACACCGAGGCGGACCTGACGGTCGTCGCGCCGGACCGGGTGGTGATCAGCCCGCGGACCCGGTTGCTCGCCGGTTCGCCCCGCAGCCAGATCTGCGGCTGGGTGGTGCCGATGCCGCCCATCCACAGGAAGGGCTGCTCGCCGGTCGTGGCCGTGTAGCGGAAGTGCAGCGAGGCCGTGAAGTCCCCTTCCCCGAGTGGGAGCCGGGACCGGAAGGGCAGCCGGACGGCGTCATCGGTGCCGTCGAACGACAGCGCACCGCCGCGGACACCGGCCGTCCGCGCGGCACCGCCGAGCACGGCCGCGGGTCTGGCGCCCGCCGCCGCGTCGCGCGTGGTCGGGTCGGCGCCTCTGCGGGGTTTCAGCCAGTCCTCGGTGAAGCGGGCGAAGCGGATCTCGTCGCGGGCGTCGACCGCGCCGCCCTCGTACAGCAGGCCCACCGTCCCGCCGCCCACGGCCGCCATGTCGGAGTAGCCGGACCAGTCCGTGGTGACGACCGTGCCCCGGTCCACGCTCTCCCAGGTCCGTCCGCCGTCGTAGGAGGAGCGGACCATCATCGTCCGGCGGCGGTCGGGGTCGGCCGGGGCGGACAGCAGCATCCGGCCACCGAGACGCAGGGTCGCGCCCTGGACCTGCGGGGTGTACAGGTCCGGAAGGTCGCGGAAGGGGGTGGCGAAGCTGTCGCCGCCGTCGAGGCTGAGGGTCTGGGAGCGGTGGCCCAGGTCGGTGCCGTCCTGCTCCCGGCCGCTGACGAGCAGGGCGCCGTCGGAGCGCTCGGTGAGCGTCACCTCGGACGGCTTCTGCCGGAACGTGCCGTCCTGCGCTATGGGCCAGGTGTCCGTGGCGCCGACCCGCCAGGAGTCGCCGCCGTCGTCGCTGACGACGAGCGCGGCGTGGTTGGCGGAGACGTGGCTGCCGTTCCACGTCTCGGTGTTGACGCCGAACACCAGCCGCCCGGCGTGCTTGCCGCGGGTCAGCTGGATGCCGTGCACGGGCCCGGTCGCGTACCAGGAGTTCCAGTGCCCGGGCAGGATCTCGTCGCTCAGATCGCGCGGCTGCGACCAGGTCCGGCCGTCGTCGTCGCTGTACTGCAGATGGGGGGTGCGGTCGCAGGGGACGGAGCAGTTGCCGGCGTCCGTGCGGCCGGTGTTGAACGTCTCGGCCAGCAGGATCCGGCCGGTTCCGCGGTCCACGACCGGGGCCGGGTTGCCGTGCGTGTCGCCCGCGCCCTCGGTGACGACCTGGAGCGGCCCCCAGGTGCGGCCGCCGTCGGTGGAGCGCTTGACGACGATGTCGATGTCGGCGGCGTCACCGCAGTTGAGGACGCGGCCCTCGGCGAAGGCGAGCAGCGTGCCGCTGGTGGTGCGCACGACCGCCGGGATCCGGAAGCAGGCGTAGCCCGGGTCCTGGGACGCCTTGAAGAGCACCTGCTGGTCGAACCCGTCGGATGCGGACGTGGGTTGGCCGTGTGCCGGAGCGGTGGGCGCGAGCAGCGCCCCGGCGGCGACGGCGGCTGTCAGGGTGGATCTCAGACGTGCGCGAAGACGTGACGGCATGGTGCGACCTGCCCTTCATGCGTCGGTCGGCTGGACCACCCGGACATGGGAACAGACATCCGGTCATCCGGACATCCCATGTCCAATGTGTGGGTCACAGACGGTACTTGGGTTACAGACCCCCCACAAGCAGCGTGCGTCAGGGGATCAGGACGACCTTGCCCAGGTTGGACCGGCCCTCGATCTCCCCGTGCGCCTTCGCCGCGTCCTCCAGGGCGAACTGCCCGTGCACGACCGGCCTCAGCTCTCCCGCCTCGAACAGTCGCCACAGTTCCTCGCGCCACTGCTCGTACAACTCCGGCTTCCCGCGGGCGATACGGGCCATCTGGAACCCGATCACCGACTTGGCGTCCACGAGCAGGTCGTACGCCTGGATGGTGCCGCCGCCCGAGCTGTACGCCACCAGCCGCCCCTCGGGGACGAGCGCGTGCAGGGCCGGGGTGAGCAGCTCACCGCCGACCGCGTCCAGGACGTAGTCGACCGGTGTGCCCCAGCCGTTGTCGCCGTACGTGATGACGTGGTCGGCGCCGAGGCCCCGGACGAAGCCGGCCTTGGCCGGGTCGGAGACGGCTCCCACCACCCGTCCGGCGCCGCGCGTCCTGGCCAGCTGCACGGCCAGGTGGCCGACCCCGCTGGCGGCCGCGGTGACCAGGGCCGCCTCGCCCGGCTGGGGGCGGGCCGCCTCCAGGG
It encodes the following:
- a CDS encoding bile acid:sodium symporter family protein, with translation MPIDPYILLLLGTVGLAALFPARGSAADVASGASTAAVALLFFLYGARLSTREALDGLRHWRLHATVLACTFLVFPLLGLAARGLVPVILTHPLYQGLLFLTLVPSTVQSSIAFTSMARGNVPAAICAGSFSSLVGIVATPLLAASLLGGSGGGFSADSLLKIVLQLLVPFLAGQLLRRWIGGFVTRHKQVLALVDRSSILLVVYTAFSVGVVQGIWHQVSPARLGGLVVVEAVILAVMLLLTWYGGKALRFGRADRIAIQFAGSKKSLAAGLPMASVLFGAQAALAVLPLMLFHQMQLIVCAVIAKRRAREAAGEVSAPQPAAATRTSVGTGTRSG
- a CDS encoding class I SAM-dependent methyltransferase, with amino-acid sequence MAHHHHDHEQGHGPHHGHTDIDWAEMGPTLEASAELFASLYERALGWLAQEVTEPGLIVDAGSGPGVVSCLFAETFPGARIVAVDGSDGLLERARARAERQGVADRFGTITGELPDVLGELDYPADLLWASRSLHHLGDQRAALAAFAQRLAPGGTLAIMEGGLPLRFLPRDFGIGRPGLQARIDAVEAEWFTRMRTELPGHVAETENWPALLAATGLKHTRTHSFLLDLPAPASDRARAYVVASLSHMRDKLAEGLDAEDLATVDRLLDPDDEASLHHRPDVFVLEAHTVHTAVRPA
- a CDS encoding LysR substrate-binding domain-containing protein encodes the protein MYDPSQLRTFLSVAQTLSFTQAARRLGLRQSTVSQHVRRLEDAAGRTLFTRDTHSVELTEDGEAMLGFARRILEVHEQAAAFFAGTRLRGRLRFGASEDFVLTRLPEILEGFRHEHPEVDLELTVELSGTLHEQLAAGKLDLVLAKRRPEDPRGELVRHDRLVWIGAERLRLDPDRPVPLIVYPPPGITRALALEALERQGRQWRVVCTSGSLNGLVAAARAGLGVMAHSRGLIPPALVRVPDRAGLPELGQVDFVLVRGRRRPSAQGAADALTAAILAGGDRLHRSGRKGL
- a CDS encoding aldo/keto reductase, whose amino-acid sequence is MPQLGFGVWQVPDDEAETAVATALEAGYRSIDTAAIYGNEEGTGKAIAGSGVPREELFVTTKLWNADQGYDSTLRAFDTSLEKLGLDYVDLYLIHWPTPERGLYVDTYKAFEKLHADGRIRAIGVSNFLPEHLQKLIGETSVVPAVNQIELHPHLQQGASREYHAEQGIATEAWSPLGQGKGLLEVPAIVAIARKHDRTPAQVVLRWHIQLGNVVIPKSVTPSRIKENIDVFDFSLDDEDLAAISALNEDRRIGPDPAEFNGA
- a CDS encoding DUF4185 domain-containing protein, encoding MPDDSGALRARQRTGTGIGLLLVLVLGAALLIALPGDDGPDDDACRALTVGSWKADDGLTAEFARYGDDAGRTDDWTGGDGTHSVRLPDGRVLWLFSDTYLGRVHGPPNPHGESYAWRDAGTPLVRNSAVLMRDGRLEATLPAPLFADPAPDQWRWPVAARVEPRSPGSSEQVVRVLLWVRTAGQSPWIYGVPTATEVATLSLPGLRLESITEVLDQRPVADPSRRVLFGTTLVEEDGWTYVFGGDDGRPAARPVSHAYAARVPKGALADPAAWQYWSGSAWVPRARPRPVLGDGQRKGVGSAFTVVRDGGTYVLFTMAAGAKGLTTVASYWACSPAGPWHGPAGEFSPPLPQGQVAAYNPQAHPVLSGEGRLVLSYDVNWLEMTGAAAQLSRNVSLYRPRFVSLRLAAAR
- a CDS encoding quinone oxidoreductase family protein, translating into MRRVRYESRGGPLFVEEAPLPAPGPGELLVRTEAIGVTLPVVRKVGEAAEPGPLGGEIAGEVTAVGEGVTRFGTGDRVTGLCFGHGYADFAVLHETMTSPIPAQASAVDAVALVRGGLVALGTLEAARPQPGEAALVTAAASGVGHLAVQLARTRGAGRVVGAVSDPAKAGFVRGLGADHVITYGDNGWGTPVDYVLDAVGGELLTPALHALVPEGRLVAYSSGGGTIQAYDLLVDAKSVIGFQMARIARGKPELYEQWREELWRLFEAGELRPVVHGQFALEDAAKAHGEIEGRSNLGKVVLIP
- a CDS encoding SDR family oxidoreductase; the protein is MSDSRVALITGGGSGIGAAVARQLLDAGHRVAVTGRGEERLRSFAEELGRPDGLLTLAGDTAVYEDVRAAVDTTVKTFGRLDTVVANAGFATHDTVAEGDPAGWTDMVLTNVLGPALLIRASIDALKETRGRIVLVGSVAGFVYGPGNIYGATKWAVTGLAENTRRQVTEWGVGVTLVAPGRTETPFWDSYGSLPPGHLLTAGQIADSIVWAMRQPDGVDVNTVVVRPVGQPV
- a CDS encoding AMP-dependent synthetase/ligase, giving the protein MREFTIPPLALAPPVGGLADVVFEHAQEDPLHIALGRKDESGQWRDVTSAEFRDEVLALAKGLLASGIRFGDRVAIMSRTRYEWTLFDYALWTIGAQVVPVYPTSSAEQCFWMLYDAEVTAAVVEHEDHAMTIATVIDRLPQLRRLWQLDSGAVHELYDAGAHLDDEVVHRHRQAVTPESVATIIYTSGTTGRPKGCLLTHGNFMFEADTVIERWESLFHSRRGDEAATLLFLPLAHVFGRMVQVAGIRGKVKFGHQPQLNAAALLPDLAAFKPTFFLAVPYIFEKVFNAARRKAEKEGRSGPFEKAVEVAIKYADAMEAKAWGTGPGPSAGLRMQHQLFDKLVYSKIRAAMGGRIKHAMSGGSAMDRRLGLFFAGAGVHIYEGYGLTESTAAATANPPGRTRFGTVGQPIPGMTVHIADDGEIWLHGENVFQGYLNNQKATDATLHDGWLATGDLGALDEDGFLTITGRKKEILVTSGGKSVSPGVLEERVRDHPLVNQCIVVGNDRPYIAALVTLDQEAVEHWLAMRAKPQMSPAELVRDADLETEVRRAVVAANTLVSQAESIRTFRILAQPFTEEHGLLTPSLKLKRKAIEKAYENEVEALYRA
- a CDS encoding sialidase family protein, encoding MPSRLRARLRSTLTAAVAAGALLAPTAPAHGQPTSASDGFDQQVLFKASQDPGYACFRIPAVVRTTSGTLLAFAEGRVLNCGDAADIDIVVKRSTDGGRTWGPLQVVTEGAGDTHGNPAPVVDRGTGRILLAETFNTGRTDAGNCSVPCDRTPHLQYSDDDGRTWSQPRDLSDEILPGHWNSWYATGPVHGIQLTRGKHAGRLVFGVNTETWNGSHVSANHAALVVSDDGGDSWRVGATDTWPIAQDGTFRQKPSEVTLTERSDGALLVSGREQDGTDLGHRSQTLSLDGGDSFATPFRDLPDLYTPQVQGATLRLGGRMLLSAPADPDRRRTMMVRSSYDGGRTWESVDRGTVVTTDWSGYSDMAAVGGGTVGLLYEGGAVDARDEIRFARFTEDWLKPRRGADPTTRDAAAGARPAAVLGGAARTAGVRGGALSFDGTDDAVRLPFRSRLPLGEGDFTASLHFRYTATTGEQPFLWMGGIGTTQPQIWLRGEPASNRVRGLITTRSGATTVRSASVSTDGAHNDGRWHHLALRRGGGQLTLFLDGEALGTADVAGSVSRNSPFGVHIGQRMDSRAFLTGAIDDVRVWDRALSDEELAAGASGAASRGTVLWLPMDQVSGSN